TGCTTGAGCGGCATGGCCCCTCCCTCGCCTGGCGACTGGCGACACGCGGTCCGCCACGCTTCCACCTTTAGGCGAAAGGCTGACCGTACGCTAGCCCGGACGGGATGGCCGGCCGTGACGCGGTGGCGGGGCCGGCGTGGCCGGCCTCAGCCGCCCTTGGCGTCGGCGGCGATACCGTCGGGACGGCCGACCATGGTCACGTAGAGGCTGCCGTCGCCATAGAGCTTGCGGGCGACACGCTTAGCATCGTCGATCGTCACCGCATCGATCAGGTCGTTGCGCTTGTTGATGTAATCGATGCCGAGCTTGTCCCGCTGGATCTCGACGAGCTGGCGGGCGATCTTGGTCGAGGTGTCGAAACGCAGCGGGTAGGAGCCCTTGAGATAGCGCTTGGCCTTGTCCAGCTCCTCCGCGGTCGGGCCCTCGTCGGCCATCCGCTTGATCTCCTCGTCGATGATGGCCAGCGATTCCGCGGCGCGGTCGTTGCGGGTCGCAGCCCCGCCGGCGATCAGGCCGGCGCGGTCGAGGGGATAGAGGAAGCTGTAGACCGAATAGGACAGGCCGCGCTTTTCGCGAACCTCCTGGTAGAGGCGCGAGGAGAACGCGCCGCCGCCGAGGATATGGTTGACGACATAGGCGGGGATGAAATCGGGATCGTCGCGCTTCAGGCCGGGCCGGCCGAACTGGATCACCGTCTGCGGGATTTCCATCTCGACGACCTTGCGCATGCCGCCGTCCGGCAGCGTCGCCTCGGCGACAGGGGCGAGGTCGGCCGTCTGCGGCAGGCCGCCGAAGATCTCGTCGAGCAGGGGGGCAAGACGCTCGGCGGTGATGTCGCCGACGACGGCGATCTTGAGCGTGTCGCGGGCGAAGATGCGCTCGTGATAGGCGCGCAGGTCGTCGACGGTGATCGCCGCCACGGTCTCCAGCGTGCCCTTGACCGGGCGGCCGTAGGGGTGGCTGCCGAACACGGTGTCGGACCACAGCCGGCCGGCGACCGCGTTGGGATCGGTCAGCTCGCGGCGCAGGCCGGATTCGGTCTGGACGCGCATGCGCTCGATCGCGTCGGCGTCGAAGCGCGGCGCGGTGATCGCCAGGCGCAGCAGGTTCGCGGCCTCGTCCAGGTTCTCCGTCAGCGTCTGCATCGCGCCGTAGAAGGTGTCGCGGCCGGCGTCGAACGACATCTCGATCGCCAGGCTCTCCAGCTTCTCCTGGAAGGCGGCGGAATCGATGTCGCCGGCGCCCTCGTCGAGAAGGACGCTTATCAGATTGGCGACGCCGGGCCGGTCGGGCGGGTCCTGCGCGGCGCCGCCGTCGAAGGCGAACTGCACGCTCACCAGCGGCACGGCGGATTCGGACACCAGCCAGGCCTCGATGCCGCCGGGCGAGACCACCTTCTCGATCTCGATCGCCGAGGCCGGACGGACGGCGGCGGTGGTGGCCACGGTCGCGACCGTGGCGACGGCAAGGGCGGGGACTATCGCGTCAGTCATGAACTTCCACACCAGGGACTTCAGCATGGGGAGGGAACCTCCGCTTTCGAATAATCGGGCGACGGCGCACCGTGCGTACTGGGCGCTGACAGGGCGCTTACTGGACGGCGCTCTCGCCGGCGGGTTCGGCCGCGCCGGTGGCGCCGCCCTGCGGGACGGACGCCTGCTCCTGCGGCTCGGCGCGCAGATAGGCGGTCACCGAGCGCTCCGGAGTCAGGTACTTGCGCGCGACGTCGACCACCTGGTCCGCGGTGACGGCGCGGATCCTGTCCGGCCACGCGGCGATGTCGGCGACGGTGCCGCCGGTGGTCAGCGCGGTGCCGTAGATGCGGGCGAGCGAGGACTGGCTGTCCTGGGCGTAGACCGATTCGGCGATCAGCGCGTTCTTGACGCGGGTCAGCTCGGCCTCGGTGACGCCGCCGGCGACGAGATCGGCGATGACGCCGTCCGCCGCCTGGGCCAATGTGTCGAGAGCGATGTCGGGCGTGGGCACGCCGTAGACCATGAAGCGGGAATCATCCAGCGCGGAGCCCTGGTAGAAGCCGCCGGCTGCGGCCGCCTCGCCGCCATCGACGACGAGCGACCTGTAGAGCCGCGAGTTGGCGCCGCCGCCGAGGATGCCGGCGAGCACGTCCAGCGCCTCGGCCTCACCGGGCTCGGCGGTGCGGTAGCTCGGCGCCAGCCAGGCGATCCGTACGCTTTCCTGCTGCACCCGAGGGCTCGACATCGACACCGTACGGGCGGCGCGCGGCTCCGGCTCGCGCGGGCG
This Microbaculum marinisediminis DNA region includes the following protein-coding sequences:
- a CDS encoding M16 family metallopeptidase gives rise to the protein MLKSLVWKFMTDAIVPALAVATVATVATTAAVRPASAIEIEKVVSPGGIEAWLVSESAVPLVSVQFAFDGGAAQDPPDRPGVANLISVLLDEGAGDIDSAAFQEKLESLAIEMSFDAGRDTFYGAMQTLTENLDEAANLLRLAITAPRFDADAIERMRVQTESGLRRELTDPNAVAGRLWSDTVFGSHPYGRPVKGTLETVAAITVDDLRAYHERIFARDTLKIAVVGDITAERLAPLLDEIFGGLPQTADLAPVAEATLPDGGMRKVVEMEIPQTVIQFGRPGLKRDDPDFIPAYVVNHILGGGAFSSRLYQEVREKRGLSYSVYSFLYPLDRAGLIAGGAATRNDRAAESLAIIDEEIKRMADEGPTAEELDKAKRYLKGSYPLRFDTSTKIARQLVEIQRDKLGIDYINKRNDLIDAVTIDDAKRVARKLYGDGSLYVTMVGRPDGIAADAKGG